The genomic window TTTCTGATGAATAATAACATCTTTTAAAAACTCCCCATTTTCACCACTTTTTTCAGCAACCTTAATATTTATATCGTTTAGTTGATTGAACTGACCTTCGGCAATGGCCATCGCAGGTTTTACTTTGGCGATGTTGCGTCGAAGGCTGTAAAAATTAAATTCAGCAAACGGAATGACACTGTTTGCAAAGAAAAAACTAATCACCGCTAGAAATATTATAAAGACACTCAAACTCTTCATGGCACGTTGCAGTGAAATCCCTGTAGATTTCATGGCTGCGAACTCATAGTTCTCAGAAAAGCCTCCAAAAACCATTATGGATGCTAATAGAATTGTGAGGGGTAACACCAAGACTACAATTCGAGGAGATACATAGAGTAAGAATTTAAGAACGATCTCAATTTCTAAATCTTTCCCAGCGAGTTCTGAGATATATACCCAAACAGATTGTAATATAAAAATCATCATCAGAATCGTGAATACACTGAAAAATGTTTTTAAATAGGTGGTGAGTATGTAGCGGTCTAAAATTTTCAAAACGAAAGCTTAATCTAAATTATTGATAAAATAGTCACTGTATTTTGTAGCGTCAAACGTAAATAAAGTTTCAGACAAAGGTTGATTGGTTTTAAAAGCATTGATAGTTAATGTTGTTTTTGTAGCGTTACTTCCAATCTCGATCAAATTATACACATGTTTGGTATTTGTATCGATGCCTAACAATACATAGTTGATTTCCGTATTTGAATCGATGGGATCTAATTTGATGTATTGAATTTTACGACCTCTAATATTTTGAATAATATCCATTTTATAATTATAGCCTTCTTCATAAAATGAAAGCAATTGACTGGGAGTGATGGTATTTTCTTCTGCCGTATTTTGCTTAGAAATAGTCACTTCTTCATCTTCTGGACTGATGGTAATCAGTTTTTCACCGTCAAAAATTCTAGTGATTCCCAGAATATTCAATACATAGTTATCCCCCAACAAGGTGACATCGCCCCGTGTTTCTTGGTGAATGTTTTCTTC from Formosa sp. Hel1_33_131 includes these protein-coding regions:
- a CDS encoding LolA family protein, with the protein product MKNLLVLILTMSIGMCQAQNRDPEAQTLLDEVSAKVNGYDNMVLEFKYVLDNNEENIHQETRGDVTLLGDNYVLNILGITRIFDGEKLITISPEDEEVTISKQNTAEENTITPSQLLSFYEEGYNYKMDIIQNIRGRKIQYIKLDPIDSNTEINYVLLGIDTNTKHVYNLIEIGSNATKTTLTINAFKTNQPLSETLFTFDATKYSDYFINNLD